A single Carassius carassius chromosome 3, fCarCar2.1, whole genome shotgun sequence DNA region contains:
- the LOC132124250 gene encoding transmembrane protein 208 yields the protein MAPKGKVGTKGKKQIHDENQDTLKFYSRIILGANAIYVAVNFLLFYNSSTFWTWFFLLFAVAIYIGSYRSMSAMAKPAFGEDGNLLDGGIDLNMEQGLAEHLKDVILLTAIVQVLSTLSSYFWYFWLLAPARALHLLWVNFLGPYFSAESQAAPEENEKNDKKQRRQERRQMKRF from the exons ATGGCG CCGAAAGGAAAAGTTGGAACCAAAGGCAAGAAACAAATCCACGACGAGAACCAGGATACTCTGAAGTTCTACAGCAGAATCATCCTGGGAGCAAAC GCTATTTATGTAGCAGTCAATTTCTTGCTCTTTTACAACTCGTCTACATTTTGGACATGG TTCTTTCTGCTGTTCGCAGTGGCGATCTACATTGGCAGCTACAGATCTATGTCAGCGATGGCCAAACCTGCGTTTGGTGAAGACGGTAACTTGCTGGATGGAGGAATTGACCTTAATATGGAACAGGGCCTGGCAGA ACACCTGAAGGATGTGATTCTTCTTACTGCTATTGTTCAGGTCCTCAGCACTCTTTCATCTTACTTCTGGTACTTCTGGCTCTTG GCACCTGCAAGGGCTTTGCACTTATTGTGGGTGAACTTCCTGGGCCCATATTTTTCTGCTGAATCACAGGCAGCCCCTGAAGAGAACGAGAAGAATGACAAGAAACAGAGGCGACAGGAAAGACGACAGATGAAGAGATTCTAG
- the LOC132114797 gene encoding lysosomal protective protein-like, translating into MTERETQTAGLQESSSLVYRSMSIRLCEMFSLRVFFCFLSVSVYVASGVYDPDEVLDLPGMSFKPNYRQWSGYLKASSGKFLHYWFVTSQRDPLKDPVVLWLNGGPGCSSLDGFLSENGPFHVNDNGATLYENEFSWNKIANVLYLESPAGVGYSYSDDQKYQTDDDEVANNNYLALESFFIKFPNFTQNEFFIFGESYGGIYAPTLSLRVATGGQLKVNFKGFAVGNGISSFALNDQSLVYFGNYHGLFGEQLWKDLNDNCCQNGVCNFYNNSKESCSDMVSHAFHIVYNSGLNTYALYLDCAGGVTSQRAMMHLFRNFRKHWEANKSEGSSPNVQGVPPCINSTAQMNWLNRGDVRKALHIPDVLPPWDICSDTVGRQYHIIYETVKDVYEKLLALGLRALVYNGDTDMACNFLGDQWFVEQLGQKASTQYQPWIYDKQIAGFYQQFGNITFLTVKGAGHMVPQWAPGPSLQMLQSFLSNKPY; encoded by the exons ATGACAGAAAGGGAAACGCAAACCGCAGGCTTGCAGGAGTCTTCAAGCCTTGTGTACAGGTCCATGTCCATCAGGCTGTGTGAAATGTTTTCTCTCCGCGTCTTCTTCTGTTTTCTGTCCGTGTCTGTGTATGTCGCGAGCGGCGTGTATGATCCAGATGAGGTGCTGGATCTGCCGGGCATGTCTTTCAAACCCAATTACCGCCAGTGGTCCGGATATCTAAAGGCCAGTTCTGGCAAGTTTTTGCATTATTG GTTTGTGACGTCTCAGAGGGACCCTCTCAAGGATCCGGTCGTGCTGTGGCTGAATGGAGGGCCAGGCTGCAGCTCTTTGGATGGGTTTCTATCAGAGAATGGCCCCTTTCAT GTCAATGATAATGGAGCCACACTTTATGAGAACGAATTCAGCTGGAATAAAATCGCCAATGTTCTTTATCTTGAGTCTCCTGCTGGAGTGGGTTATTCCTATTCAGatgaccaaaaatatcaaaccgaTGATGATGAG GTGGCAAATAACAACTACCTGGCATTGGAAAGTTTTTTCATCAAGTTCCCCAATTTCACCCAGAATgagtttttcatttttggtgagaGTTATGGAGGCATCTACGCACCAACACTCAGTCTGAGAGTTGCCACTGGAGGTCAGCTGAAGGTGAACTTTAAG GGCTTTGCTGTGGGAAATGGCATTAGTAGCTTTGCACTTAATGACCAATCACTAGTCTACTTTGGCAACTATCATGGCCTGTTTGGAGAACA GCTGTGGAAGGATCTGAATGACAACTGCTGTCAAAATGGAGTCTGTAATTTCTACAACAATTCTAAAGAGTCCTGCTCTGATATG GTATCGCATGCATTTCATATAGTCTATAACTCTGGGTTGAATACATATGCGCTGTATCTTGACTGTGCTGGTGGCGTCACATCTCAGAGAGCCATGATGCATCTTTTCAGAAACTTCAGGAAGCATTGGGAAGCTAATAAG TCAGAAGGAAGTTCTCCAAATGTTCAGGGAGTGCCTCCATGCATCAACAGTACTGCTCAGATGAACTGGCTTAATCGAGGAGATGTGAGGAAGGCGCTGCACATTCCTGATGTACTACCACCATGGGACATCTGCAG CGATACTGTGGGAAGACAGTATCACATCATTTACGAAACTGTGAAGGATGTCTATGAGAAGCTGCTGGCTTTGGGACTGAGAGCTTTGGTCTATAATGGAGATACAGATATGGCTTGTAACTTCCTCGGGGACCAGTGGTTTGTTGAGCAGCTTGGACAGAAG GCGAGCACACAGTACCAACCCTGGATTTATGATAAGCAGATTGCTGGATTCTACCAGCAATTTGGCAACATCACTTTCCTCACTGTCAAG GGTGCAGGTCACATGGTTCCTCAGTGGGCACCTGGTCCATCTCTCCAGATGCTACAGAGTTTCCTATCCAATAAGCCTTATTGA
- the slc38a7 gene encoding sodium-coupled neutral amino acid transporter 7, whose translation MSRADRAINSESGDWGYSEDAGERAWLLQSPSVDSVPPPNQTDNRRGGTSLLGAVFIVVNAALGAGLLNFPAAFNMAGGVTAGVTLQMSMMVFIITGLVILAYCSQVSNETTYQEVIRAVCGKALGVVCELAIAVYTFGTCIAFLIIIGDQLDKLIGAINNESEKMISSHWYTDRKFTITLTSVLIILPLSIPKEIGFQKYASTLSVVGTWYVTIIIIVKYIWPDKDVSPGVIPVSPASWTDVFNAMPTICFGFQCHVSSVPVFNSMKKPEIRPWWAVVTVSVIICLFVYTGTGVCGFLSFGSSVSQDVLMSYPSDDIAVAIARAFIIICVVTSYPILHFCGRAVLEGLWLRFKGEEVETDVARERRRRILQTLVWFCLTLILALFIPDIGRVISLIGGLAACFIFVFPGLCLIQAKLSERDVRSASWKAMVAYGVVMVTIGAFIFGQTTTNAIYQDIMNYPSSP comes from the exons ATGTCGAGGGCAGACAGGGCGATTAACAGTGAATCGGGTGACTGGGGCTACAGTGAGGACGCTGGTGAAAGAGCATGGCTCCTGCAGAGCCCCAGTGTGGACTCCGTCCCACCACCCAATCAAACTGACAACAGAAGGGGAGGGACTTCATTACTTGGGGCTGTGTTTATTGTGGTGAATGCTGCTCTGGGAGCCGGACTTCTCAATTTTCCTGCTGCTTTCAACATGGCTGGAGGCGTCACAGCAGGAGTGACCCTGCAGATG AGTATGATGGTCTTCATCATCACTGGGCTGGTGATCTTGGCTTATTGTTCTCAG GTGAGCAATGAAACAACGTATCAGGAGGTGATCCGTGCAGTGTGTGGAAAGGCTCTGGGTGTCGTGTGTGAGCTGGCCATTGCGGTTTACACCTTTGGCACCTGCATAGCCTTCCTTATTATTATTGGCGATCAGTTAGACAAGC TGATTGGCGCTATAAATAATGAGTCAGAGAAAATGATTAGTTCACACTGGTACACTGATCGCAAGTTCACCATCACTTTGACCTCAGTGCTGATCATACTTCCTCTGTCTATACCCAAAGAGATTGGCTTCCAGAAGTATGCCAG CACCCTGAGTGTTGTTGGCACCTGGTATGTGACAATCATAATCATCGTCAAATACATCTGGCCCGACAAAGACGTTTCTCCAGGAGTCATCCCAGTCAG CCCTGCATCCTGGACTGACGTGTTCAATGCCATGCCCACAATCTGCTTCGGTTTCCAG TGTCATGTCAGCAGCGTTCCTGTTTTCAACAGCATGAAGAAGCCAGAAATCCGGCCTTGGTGGGCAGTTGTTACAGTCAGCGTGATCATCTGCCTCTTTGTGTATACAGGCACAG GTGTCTGTGGCTTCCTGTCTTTTGGCTCAAGCGTAAGCCAGGATGTGTTGATGTCATATCCATCTGATGACATTGCGGTGGCCATTGCTCGAGCCTTCATCATCATCTGTGTTGTTACCTCATATCCAATCCTGCACTTCTGTGGAAG GGCAGTGCTGGAAGGTTTGTGGTTGCGTTTTAAAGGAGAGGAGGTGGAGACGGATGTGGCCAGGGAACGGAGACGGAGAATACTGCAGACACTCGTCTGGTTTTGTCTCACATTAATTCTCGCTCTCTTCATTCCTGATATCGGACGAGTGATTTCACTAATTGGTGGTTTGGCTGCatgcttcatttttgtttttccag GGTTGTGCTTGATTCAGGCAAAACTTTCAGAGCGTGATGTCAGATCAGCCAG TTGGAAGGCAATGGTGGCCTATGGGGTTGTTATGGTTACGATTGGTGCGTTCATCTTTGGCCAGACGACCACTAATGCCATCTACCAAGATATCATGAATTATCCCAGCAGCCCGTAG
- the got2b gene encoding glutamic-oxaloacetic transaminase 2b, mitochondrial, whose protein sequence is MALLKTSKFISSVGSLTPSLASLPIRASSWWTEVQMGPPDPILGVTEAFKRDTNSKKMNLGVGAYRDDNGKPYVLRCVRKAEALIASKMLDKEYLPIGGLGDFNKACAELALGPDSEVLKSKRSITVQTISGTGSLRIGANFLSRFHTVARDVYLPKPSWGNHTPIFRDAGMQLKAYRYYDPATCGFDFTGALDDISIIPEHSVIVLHACAHNPTGVDPRPEQWKELSAVIKKRKLLVFFDMAYQGFASGDIDRDAWAVRYFLEQGHNVLLSQSFAKNMGLYGERVGGFTVVCADAEEAKRVESQLKILIRPIYSNPPMNGARIASTILSTPELRATWLEEVKGMADRIIKMREMLVTNLKKEGSTHNWQHVIDQIGMFCFTGLKPEQVERLTKEFSVYMTKDGRISVAGVTSGNVGYLAHAIHRVTK, encoded by the exons cTCATGGTGGACTGAGGTGCAGATGGGACCCCCTGATCCCATCCTGGGGGTGACAGAAGCCTTCAAACGGGACACTAACTCTAAGAAAATGAACCTGGGTGTGGGGGCATACAGGGATGACAATGGCAAGCCATATGTACTCCGTTGTGTCCGCAAG GCCGAGGCTCTGATTGCCTCTAAGATGCTGGATAAAGAGTACCTGCCCATTGGAGGTCTGGGTGACTTTAATAAGGCTTGTGCTGAGCTCGCACTGGGGCCGGACAGTGAGGTTCTCAAAAGCAAGAGG aGCATTACTGTCCAGACAATCTCGGGCACTGGTTCGCTGAGGATTGGAGCCAACTTCCTG TCGCGGTTCCACACAGTGGCAAGGGATGTATACTTGCCGAAGCCATCCTGGGGGAATCACACCCCTATTTTCCGTGATGCTGGTATGCAGCTGAAAGCATACCGGTACTATGATCCTGCTACCTGTGGCTTTGACTTTACTGGAGCACTCGATGACATCTcg ATAATTCCAGAGCATAGTGTAATCGTGCTCCATGCTTGTGCTCATAACCCCACTGGTGTCGACCCGCGACCAGAGCAGTGGAAGGAGCTGTCAGCTGTCATCAAG aagAGGAAACTTCTGGTGTTCTTCGACATGGCCTACCAGGGCTTTGCTAGTGGAGATATTGATCGCGATGCCTGGGCTGTGAGATACTTCCTTGAGCAGGGGCACAACGTCCTCCTGTCTCAGTCCTTTGCCAAGAACATGGGTCTCTATG GTGAGCGTGTTGGAGGGTTCACCGTGGTGTGTGCTGATGCTGAGGAGGCCAAGAGGGTGGAGTCTCAGCTGAAGATCCTGATTCGCCCCATTTACTCCAATCCACCCATGAATGGAGCACGCATCGCCTCCACGATCCTCAGCACACCAGAGCTGCGTGCTACATG GCTGGAGGAGGTGAAGGGAATGGCCGACCGTATCATTAAAATGAGAGAAATGCTGGTGACTAATCTGAAGAAGGAGGGCTCTACTCACAACTGGCAGCACGTGATTGACCAAATCGGCATGTTCTGCTTCACTGGACTCAAACCTGAGCAG GTGGAGCGTCTGACAAAGGAGTTTTCTGTTTACATGACTAAAGACGGCCGTATCAGCGTTGCCGGTGTGACCTCTGGAAATGTGGGATACCTTGCACATGCCATTCATCGGGTCACTAAGTAG